In Streptomyces sp. TLI_146, the genomic stretch GGCGTTCGTAGAAGTGGGTGGCGTCGGCGGAGAGGTGGCGCTCGGGGTGGTCGCCCGCGCGGCGCAGCTCGCGGGCGAGCTCCCGGTGGCCCAGGGCGACCGCCTCGGCGTCGCTGAGGGTGAGCTCGCCCAGGGCGTGGAGGGTCCGGGCGAGCGCGTCGGCCACGGCCCGCTCCTCGTCGGCCGGGACCGGCCGCTCGCCGGACCGCAGGGCGGCCCTGACCAGCTTGGCGGCGAGGGCGCGCAGATCCGCCTGCCCGAGCGTGCGCTTCTCGCCTCGGAAGGAGACGTACGAGGAGATCCGGACCGGTTGGTCGGCCAGACCGGCACCGGCGGGTTCGGCGGTGAAGAGCTTCCGGATCAGCGGGGTGATGGCGGCGGACGCGACTTTGGCGGTTAACAGTCCGGGTTCCACGACGCGCCAGCGTAGCCGTGGACACGGGACCTTGGTCCCGAAAAGGAAGGACTTAGGTCCCGCCGGAGGGGGGCGAACGGTGACAAGGCGCACAAGCCCCCGACCCCCTACTAGGGCGGATAGCAGTCCATGACCCGTGCACGGAGCAAATTCCGCGGGTGATCGATACGGCTTTCGTTAGTAGATGGGCGTTTTGGGACTGAACGGGGGCGCGGGTTACCAAGGGATGCAGCCCGGCGCACCGCATGTGTGCCGGGCCTGTCTCTGCTCTCTGCCCTTGTCGTCCATCCGGAGGATGTCCCCGCATGTCCCAGCGCCCCGCTTCCCGCACCCCCCGCCCGACCGTCCTCCGCCTCTGCGCCGCCGTTGCGGGCGCGGGTATGGGAGCGACGGCGCTGCTGGGTGCCGGGACGGCCGTCGCCGCCGACAAGGGGGCCCCGGGGCTGGCCGGTGCGGCCGCTTCCGTCGCCGCGCAGGCCGACGCGCAGGCCAAGGCGGCGGCGCAGGCCGAGAAGGCGGCGGCCAAGAAGGCCGTGGCGTGGGTCGACCCGGTGGACACGTACAAGCTCAGCGCCACCTTCGGTACCGGCGGCTCGATGTGGGCGCACAAGCACTCCGGCCAGGACTTCGCGGTGCCGGTCGGCACCCCGGTCAAGGCCGTGCACGCGGGCACGGTCGTCAAGGCCGGCCCGAACGGCGGCGGCGACGGCCCGGCGTACGGCAACGCCATCGTGATCCGGCACGCCGACCACACGTACTCGCAGTACGCGCACCTGTCGCGGATCGACGTCCGCATCGGGCAGACGATCTCCACCGACCAGCGGATCGCACTCTCCGGCAACACCGGCAACTCCAGCGGCCCGCACCTGCACTTCGAGATCCGCACGACGGCGAACTACGGCTCGGCGGTCAACCCGGTGGCGTTCCTCCGTACGGAGGGCGTGACGGTCTGACGACCGGCTAGCGCCCGCCGCCGTGGGCCTGCGTGACAAGATCGATGGCGACTTCGAGGATGGCCTTGCGCTTCTCCTCGGGGTCGCCTTCGAGGTCCTTGAGGGCGTGCATGCCGACGTGCATGGAGAAGAGCGCGGTGAAGCAGCGGATCTGGTCGGTCAGGGGGGCGTCCGGGTCCTTGAGCAGCTCGACCATCGCGAGGACGCGGTCCTTGAAGTTCTCCCCGATGGACAGCTCGCGGACGGTGGCCTGGTTCTCCTGCATGAAGCGGAAGAGCGGGGCGGCGCTGGTCAGGGCGTCGCTGTAACGTCGCAGAACCTCGATCTTGGATTCCAAGGTCTGAGGCTGCGTCCGCCCCCACTCCAAAAGTTCATCCATGGGCCGGGTGAGGTCCTCGAAGAGGCTCACCAGGATGTCTTCCTTGGTTTTGAAGTGGTAGTAGAGCGCCGCCTTGGTGACGTCGAGCCGCTCCGCGATCTCGCGCAGCGAGGTCTTCTCGTACCCCTGCTCGCCGAAGAGCTCCAGGGCCACATCCTGGATGCGCTGGCGGGTGTTGCCTCTGGCCATCGAGCTCTCCTGAAAACTTACTTGACGCCCGGCTAGTAGGGGGTCTACTTTCCCCAGTGTAGTAACTAGCCGGGCGGCAAGTAAGTGTGGGGCAGGGAGTGGGAGAGATGGCACAACAGATTCAGCCGGAGGCCGGTACGGCCGCGGCTCCAGCGGCGGGGCCGAAGCAGCGCAGCACGCGCGTGGTCCTGATGGCCCTGATGATCGCGATGCTCCTCGCGATGCTCGACAACATGATCGTCGGCACCGCGATGCCCACCATCGTCGGTGACCTGGGCGGGATGGCCCATCTGTCCTGGGTGGTCACCGCGTACACGCTGGCCACCGCCGCCTCCACGCCCATCTGGGGCAAGCTCGGCGACATGTACGGCCGCAAGGGCGCCTTCCTCAGCTCCATCGTCGTCTTCCTGGCGGGCTCCGCGCTCAGCGGCATGGCCCAGGGCATGGGTCAGCTGATCGGCTTCCGGGCGATCCAGGGCCTGGGCGCCGGCGGTCTGATCGTCGGTGTCATGGCGATCATCGGCGAGCTGATACCGCCCCGCGAACGCGGCAAGTACCAGGGCATGATGGCCGGTGT encodes the following:
- a CDS encoding M23 family metallopeptidase, which encodes MSQRPASRTPRPTVLRLCAAVAGAGMGATALLGAGTAVAADKGAPGLAGAAASVAAQADAQAKAAAQAEKAAAKKAVAWVDPVDTYKLSATFGTGGSMWAHKHSGQDFAVPVGTPVKAVHAGTVVKAGPNGGGDGPAYGNAIVIRHADHTYSQYAHLSRIDVRIGQTISTDQRIALSGNTGNSSGPHLHFEIRTTANYGSAVNPVAFLRTEGVTV
- a CDS encoding TetR/AcrR family transcriptional regulator, which translates into the protein MARGNTRQRIQDVALELFGEQGYEKTSLREIAERLDVTKAALYYHFKTKEDILVSLFEDLTRPMDELLEWGRTQPQTLESKIEVLRRYSDALTSAAPLFRFMQENQATVRELSIGENFKDRVLAMVELLKDPDAPLTDQIRCFTALFSMHVGMHALKDLEGDPEEKRKAILEVAIDLVTQAHGGGR